A stretch of Eubalaena glacialis isolate mEubGla1 chromosome 10, mEubGla1.1.hap2.+ XY, whole genome shotgun sequence DNA encodes these proteins:
- the REXO2 gene encoding oligoribonuclease, mitochondrial isoform X2, with translation MLGGSLGSRLLRGVGGTRGSFGAWGVREAGAAMAAGESMAQRMVWVDLEMTGLDIEKDQIIEMACLITDSDLNILAEGPNLIIKQPDELLDSMSDWCKEHHGKSGLTKAVKESTMTLQQAEYEFLSFVRQLTPPGLCPLAGNSVHADKKFLDKYMPQFMKHLHYRIIDVSTVKELCRALDDISESIKELQFYRNNIFKKKTDEKKRKIIENGENEKTVS, from the exons ATGCTAGGCGGCTCCCTGGGTTCCAGGCTGTTGCGAGGTGTGGGTGGGACTCGAGGGTCGTTCGGGGCGTGGGGTGTCCGGGAAGCTGGCGCAGCCATGGCGGCTGGGGAGAGCATGGCTCAGCGGATGGTCTGGGTAGACCTGGAG ATGACAGGATTGGACATTGAGAAGGACCAGATTATTGAGATGGCCTGTCTGATAACTGACTCTGATCTCAACATTTTGGCTGAA GGTCCTAACCTGATTATAAAACAGCCAGATGAGTTACTGGACAGCATGTCAGATTGGTGTAAGGAGCATCATGGGAAG TCTGGTCTAACCAAAGCAGTGAAGGAGAGTACAATGACACTGCAGCAGGCAGAGTATGAATTTCTGTCCTTTGTACGACAGCTGACTCCTCCGGGGCTCTGTCCACTTGCAG GAAATTCAGTTCATGCAGATAAGAAGTTTCTTGACAAATACATGCCCCAGTTCATGAAACATCTTCATTATAGAATAATTGATGTGAGCACTGTTAAAGAGCTGTGCAG GGCACTTGATGACATTAGTGAAAGCATCAAAGAACTTCAGTTTTACCGAAATAACatcttcaagaaaaaaacagatgagaagaagaggaaaattatagaaaatggggaaaatgagaaGACTGTGAGTTGA
- the REXO2 gene encoding oligoribonuclease, mitochondrial isoform X1, with protein MLGGSLGSRLLRGVGGTRGSFGAWGVREAGAAMAAGESMAQRMVWVDLEMTGLDIEKDQIIEMACLITDSDLNILAEGPNLIIKQPDELLDSMSDWCKEHHGKSGLTKAVKESTMTLQQAEYEFLSFVRQLTPPGLCPLAGNSVHADKKFLDKYMPQFMKHLHYRIIDVSTVKELCRRWYPEEYEFAPKKAASHRALDDISESIKELQFYRNNIFKKKTDEKKRKIIENGENEKTVS; from the exons ATGCTAGGCGGCTCCCTGGGTTCCAGGCTGTTGCGAGGTGTGGGTGGGACTCGAGGGTCGTTCGGGGCGTGGGGTGTCCGGGAAGCTGGCGCAGCCATGGCGGCTGGGGAGAGCATGGCTCAGCGGATGGTCTGGGTAGACCTGGAG ATGACAGGATTGGACATTGAGAAGGACCAGATTATTGAGATGGCCTGTCTGATAACTGACTCTGATCTCAACATTTTGGCTGAA GGTCCTAACCTGATTATAAAACAGCCAGATGAGTTACTGGACAGCATGTCAGATTGGTGTAAGGAGCATCATGGGAAG TCTGGTCTAACCAAAGCAGTGAAGGAGAGTACAATGACACTGCAGCAGGCAGAGTATGAATTTCTGTCCTTTGTACGACAGCTGACTCCTCCGGGGCTCTGTCCACTTGCAG GAAATTCAGTTCATGCAGATAAGAAGTTTCTTGACAAATACATGCCCCAGTTCATGAAACATCTTCATTATAGAATAATTGATGTGAGCACTGTTAAAGAGCTGTGCAG ACGCTGGTATCCAGAAGAATATGAATTTGCACCAAAGAAGGCTGCTTCTCACAG GGCACTTGATGACATTAGTGAAAGCATCAAAGAACTTCAGTTTTACCGAAATAACatcttcaagaaaaaaacagatgagaagaagaggaaaattatagaaaatggggaaaatgagaaGACTGTGAGTTGA
- the REXO2 gene encoding oligoribonuclease, mitochondrial isoform X3, with product MLGGSLGSRLLRGVGGTRGSFGAWGVREAGAAMAAGESMAQRMVWVDLEGPNLIIKQPDELLDSMSDWCKEHHGKSGLTKAVKESTMTLQQAEYEFLSFVRQLTPPGLCPLAGNSVHADKKFLDKYMPQFMKHLHYRIIDVSTVKELCRRWYPEEYEFAPKKAASHRALDDISESIKELQFYRNNIFKKKTDEKKRKIIENGENEKTVS from the exons ATGCTAGGCGGCTCCCTGGGTTCCAGGCTGTTGCGAGGTGTGGGTGGGACTCGAGGGTCGTTCGGGGCGTGGGGTGTCCGGGAAGCTGGCGCAGCCATGGCGGCTGGGGAGAGCATGGCTCAGCGGATGGTCTGGGTAGACCTGGAG GGTCCTAACCTGATTATAAAACAGCCAGATGAGTTACTGGACAGCATGTCAGATTGGTGTAAGGAGCATCATGGGAAG TCTGGTCTAACCAAAGCAGTGAAGGAGAGTACAATGACACTGCAGCAGGCAGAGTATGAATTTCTGTCCTTTGTACGACAGCTGACTCCTCCGGGGCTCTGTCCACTTGCAG GAAATTCAGTTCATGCAGATAAGAAGTTTCTTGACAAATACATGCCCCAGTTCATGAAACATCTTCATTATAGAATAATTGATGTGAGCACTGTTAAAGAGCTGTGCAG ACGCTGGTATCCAGAAGAATATGAATTTGCACCAAAGAAGGCTGCTTCTCACAG GGCACTTGATGACATTAGTGAAAGCATCAAAGAACTTCAGTTTTACCGAAATAACatcttcaagaaaaaaacagatgagaagaagaggaaaattatagaaaatggggaaaatgagaaGACTGTGAGTTGA